A window of Persephonella sp. genomic DNA:
GCTTCTCCAGGGTTTAAACCCGGCAGATAATCCATAAGTTCCTGTGATAAAGCTTCACTGGCTCTCTGGACATGCTTCTGATCTTCCGGTTCTACCAGTTTAAGAATAATCATATTATTCATCTGGGATAGTATTTCCTTATCCAGACCTTTTGGTCTCTGGGTTACAACGGTTACGCCTAAGCCGAACTTTCTACCTTCCCTTGCTATCCTTGCAAGATAGTATTTTGCTTCTGTATTCCTTTTTTCTCCTGCAAGTATATGTGCTTCTTCTACTACTATCATTAGCGGGAAAGGTAGTCTTGAACTTCCCTGCCTAACGGCTTTTTTCCTTTCTTCTAAAGCCCATCTGAGAATATTTGAGGCTATAGCATCTGCCACATCTTCATCTAATTCTGAAAAATCAAATACATTTATCATTCCCGGTTTAATATTGTCTATAAGTGGAGGAACACCTAACTTCACTATATGTCCAAGTTCAAGTTCCAGGTCTTCTAACTTATTTATAACCTCAAAAAGTGAGTCTTCTCTGATCTTTCCTTTTATGTAGCCTCCTATTTCACTTTCAGGGTCTGCCATATTTTCAAGATTTTCTTTAAGTCTGTTTAAAAACTGCTGGGTGTCTGTATGGTTTTGCCACTGCTCTCTTTTTTCTTCAAGGAATTTATTTATTGTGTATTCAAGGGCAATTCGGAAATATCTGAACTGGACATAAGCATTTGGTTTTATTCCTATAAGAGAAGCAAATTCTTTAGGTTTAAGAAGTGCAGGGTTAATAAGAGGCTGTATATGGTTAATTACTGATTTTCCATTTCTTGTGATTTTAGATTTTGTATACTCACCGTGAAAATCAAAAACAGCAACAGTTCCACCTAAATTTGTTATATTTTTCAAAAGCACTGAAACTGTATTTGATTTTCCTGCACCTGTTACAGCAAGAACAGCCAGATGTCTGAGGACTATCTGTTCTATATCGACATACACAGGAACTTCTTCTTTTTCTGAAAGTAGCCTTCCAATTCTTACAAACTTTTTGCTTTTTGCACCAAATATTTTTTTTAAAAGCTCTGGGTTAGCTTCATAGACTTCTGATGCAGGTAAAGGAGGTGTTCTTGGTATCTGAAGAAAAACCTCATCACCAACATCTATAATTTCACCTAATATCTGGATTTCTCCTTTAAGGATATTCTCCTTTTCTGAGAATTTTTTTATGCTTTTGGCCTGCTGTGGTGTTCTTATTGATTCTGATAGATAAGGATTATCTCTCTCTAAACTTTGTATCATTCCAAGGAGAGATTTATCTTTTCCTTCTTCGTTATATTTCAGGACAACAAACTGACCAATTCTGACAATATCATCAGATAAAAAATTTACTCTGTTAGGTCTGGTAGACCCGACACATATTCCTATTTGTTTCATCCTTCCCGTCCTTATAAAATATTATTTTTCACATTATACAAAAACACAGATAAGAAAACATTATGGATAAAAGGAAAATATCTGCAATAGCAATAATAAATATACTTACTTTTCTGGTTTCCTTATCCTATGAAATGACATTTACAGTTATGCCGTTTTTCCTTGTTAATTCTCTTGGCGTTTCTATGGTAGTTATAGGTATTCTTGAAGGTGGTTATGATCTTGTGTCAAATCTTGTGAAAATACTTTCAGGATATTGGTCTGATATATTCAGCAAAAGGAAATTTTTACTAACAGGTATTTTTCTGTCCATAGCCGCAAGATTTTATTTCATATTTGGTAAAAAATGGGATGATATATTAATGGGAACAATCTTGGATTCTGTATCTGATGGCACAATAGTGCCTATTTCAGACACAATCTTGTCTTCTGAAAAGAAAAAAAGCTTAGGAAAAACCTTCGGCATAAACAGGGCTATTGAGAGTATCGGGGGACTTTTGGGTATCCTTGTTGCATTCCTTTATACTGCTTTATTCCTTGATGTGCCATATCAAAAATATTTTTATTTAAGTATTATTCCCTTATTAATTGCAGGGATTGTTATCCTTTTTCTTCCGGAATACAGACCTCCGACAAAAAAATATAGAATTCCCATAATATCCTGGGAAATGTTTTTCCCAAAATACCTGTATTTATTTTTTATTCTCTCTTTTGCAAACTTTGGTTATTCCTTTTATATTCTAAAAGTATATGACCAGACACTTAGTGAATATAAAACAGTCGGCATCTATGTTATATTTACAATAATAATAGCTATAGCTTCATACTTAAGTGGAAAATTTTATGACCGATTAGGAGAGAAAAGGTTTTTATATCTGACAATTTTTTTATTTTTTATATCTCATCTGCTGATGATTAGTTTATCCATAATGGGATTTATAATATTTGCTTTTGCAGATGCATTTCTTGAGATTGGAATATGGGCTACAGTAGGGAAAAAGGTAAAATTTAGAAAAGGATTTGTATTTGGAACTTATCACTTTATTGTAGGATTTTCATCTCTACTTGCAGGGGTTGTTGCAGGATATTTATGGGATACAATAAATCCCGAGGCTCCTTTTATAATGGGAAGTATAGCCTCTGTAATTGCATTTATTTTAATTAGAAGATTTTTTTAGATAAAATTAAAAGAAAAAGGAAAAAAATGAGTAAAATAGGAAAATTTTTAAGCA
This region includes:
- a CDS encoding ATP-binding protein gives rise to the protein MKQIGICVGSTRPNRVNFLSDDIVRIGQFVVLKYNEEGKDKSLLGMIQSLERDNPYLSESIRTPQQAKSIKKFSEKENILKGEIQILGEIIDVGDEVFLQIPRTPPLPASEVYEANPELLKKIFGAKSKKFVRIGRLLSEKEEVPVYVDIEQIVLRHLAVLAVTGAGKSNTVSVLLKNITNLGGTVAVFDFHGEYTKSKITRNGKSVINHIQPLINPALLKPKEFASLIGIKPNAYVQFRYFRIALEYTINKFLEEKREQWQNHTDTQQFLNRLKENLENMADPESEIGGYIKGKIREDSLFEVINKLEDLELELGHIVKLGVPPLIDNIKPGMINVFDFSELDEDVADAIASNILRWALEERKKAVRQGSSRLPFPLMIVVEEAHILAGEKRNTEAKYYLARIAREGRKFGLGVTVVTQRPKGLDKEILSQMNNMIILKLVEPEDQKHVQRASEALSQELMDYLPGLNPGEAIIIGNMTKIPLLVKIDKAEEKIEGNDIDVVGQWEEILKEEGNKVEDILSELDNL
- a CDS encoding MFS transporter; translation: MDKRKISAIAIINILTFLVSLSYEMTFTVMPFFLVNSLGVSMVVIGILEGGYDLVSNLVKILSGYWSDIFSKRKFLLTGIFLSIAARFYFIFGKKWDDILMGTILDSVSDGTIVPISDTILSSEKKKSLGKTFGINRAIESIGGLLGILVAFLYTALFLDVPYQKYFYLSIIPLLIAGIVILFLPEYRPPTKKYRIPIISWEMFFPKYLYLFFILSFANFGYSFYILKVYDQTLSEYKTVGIYVIFTIIIAIASYLSGKFYDRLGEKRFLYLTIFLFFISHLLMISLSIMGFIIFAFADAFLEIGIWATVGKKVKFRKGFVFGTYHFIVGFSSLLAGVVAGYLWDTINPEAPFIMGSIASVIAFILIRRFF